In a genomic window of Cytobacillus sp. FSL H8-0458:
- the aroE gene encoding shikimate dehydrogenase, translated as MKKLFGVIGDPISHSMSPAMHNDLFEFYSIDAHYQPFHISSENLTDAIKGFRAIGIAGFNVTVPHKEAIIPLLDELDPLAEAIGAVNTVKNQDGKLIGYNTDGSGFVKGLLNQKQSINDKKVLIVGAGGAARGIYFTIAKEGPELMDICNRTPQRAEQILNDCPFKVPARVLNRQEAEESLEKYDLIVQTTSIGMHPEISRIPLSVHKLKPGAFVSDIIYNPLQTRLLKDAVENGAGIQNGIDMFVYQGALAFEMWTGIEPDIERMRQKVLNQLGGLSC; from the coding sequence TTGAAAAAGCTGTTTGGGGTGATTGGGGATCCAATTTCCCATTCAATGTCCCCCGCTATGCACAATGATTTATTTGAGTTTTACAGTATTGATGCACATTATCAGCCATTCCATATATCCAGTGAGAATCTGACTGACGCTATTAAAGGGTTCAGAGCAATCGGCATTGCGGGATTTAATGTTACAGTCCCCCATAAGGAAGCAATCATCCCTCTTTTAGATGAACTGGATCCTCTGGCGGAGGCAATTGGGGCAGTTAATACAGTGAAAAATCAGGATGGTAAGCTAATAGGCTATAACACGGATGGAAGCGGGTTTGTAAAAGGCCTGCTGAACCAAAAACAATCAATTAATGACAAAAAGGTGCTGATAGTGGGGGCAGGCGGAGCTGCGAGAGGGATTTATTTTACAATTGCTAAAGAAGGTCCGGAGCTTATGGATATTTGCAACCGGACTCCACAAAGGGCAGAACAGATTTTGAATGATTGCCCTTTTAAGGTTCCTGCTCGTGTGCTGAACCGGCAGGAGGCAGAGGAAAGCCTTGAGAAATACGATTTAATTGTTCAGACTACATCAATCGGGATGCATCCGGAAATTAGCAGGATCCCGCTTTCAGTACATAAGCTAAAGCCAGGAGCCTTTGTCAGTGATATCATATATAATCCGCTGCAAACCAGGCTTTTAAAAGATGCTGTTGAAAATGGCGCGGGTATTCAGAATGGGATTGATATGTTTGTATATCAGGGTGCACTTGCTTTCGAAATGTGGACTGGCATCGAACCTGACATTGAAAGAATGAGACAAAAAGTTTTAAATCAGCTGGGAGGATTATCATGCTAA
- the yhbY gene encoding ribosome assembly RNA-binding protein YhbY, with amino-acid sequence MLTGKQKRFLRSKAHHLNPIFQVGKGGVNENMIKQVGEALEARELLKVSVLQNCEEDRDTVAQQLSEGAKADIVQIIGNIIVLFKESKENKQINLP; translated from the coding sequence ATGCTAACAGGAAAGCAGAAACGTTTTTTACGATCAAAAGCGCATCATTTAAACCCGATTTTCCAAGTGGGAAAGGGCGGGGTAAATGAAAATATGATTAAGCAAGTAGGAGAAGCGCTGGAAGCCCGTGAGTTATTAAAGGTTTCAGTCCTTCAAAACTGTGAAGAAGACAGGGATACGGTGGCACAGCAGCTGTCAGAAGGCGCGAAGGCTGATATTGTACAAATCATCGGAAATATTATTGTTTTATTCAAAGAATCGAAGGAAAACAAACAAATCAACTTGCCGTAA
- a CDS encoding nicotinate-nucleotide adenylyltransferase — MEKVGILGGTFNPPHLGHLIIANEVMSSHGLDEVWFMPNHEPPHKKRSDNVSSSDRIEMLKLALQNHRGFKLELIELEREGPSFTYDTIRILKEHYPQKQFYFIIGADMVEYLPKWHNIDKLLELITFIGVRRPSYNLQTPYPILYADVPEMGISSSMIRSRVKEGGTIRYLVPDSIRSYIKENHLYES, encoded by the coding sequence ATGGAAAAGGTAGGCATACTTGGAGGGACCTTTAATCCGCCTCATTTAGGCCATCTCATTATTGCGAATGAGGTAATGTCTTCTCATGGTTTGGATGAAGTCTGGTTTATGCCGAACCATGAGCCTCCCCATAAAAAAAGGTCAGATAATGTCAGCAGCAGTGATCGAATAGAAATGCTGAAACTGGCATTGCAGAATCATCGCGGCTTTAAATTGGAGCTGATTGAACTGGAGCGGGAAGGTCCTTCATTTACCTACGATACGATCAGGATTTTGAAGGAACACTATCCTCAAAAGCAATTTTATTTTATTATTGGAGCTGACATGGTTGAATATTTGCCCAAGTGGCATAACATTGACAAACTTCTTGAATTGATTACCTTTATAGGAGTAAGGCGGCCATCTTACAATTTGCAGACTCCGTATCCGATTCTTTATGCTGACGTTCCTGAAATGGGGATCTCCTCAAGTATGATCAGAAGCCGTGTAAAGGAAGGCGGTACTATACGATATCTGGTACCGGATTCTATAAGGAGTTATATAAAGGAGAATCATTTATATGAATCGTGA
- the yqeK gene encoding bis(5'-nucleosyl)-tetraphosphatase (symmetrical) YqeK, translated as MNRETALAIVKEKLTEHRYLHTVGVMETAIKLAEKYGADSKKAELAAIFHDYAKFRPKEEMRGVIIKEGMPAELLDYNSELWHAPVGAFLAEKEAGIHDKEVLDAIRYHTSGRPGMALLEKIIYLADYIEPGRHFPGVDEVRDLAQTNLNKALIKSVQNTIMFLMKKGQPVFPASFETYNDLVMNKED; from the coding sequence ATGAATCGTGAAACAGCTCTTGCTATAGTAAAGGAGAAGCTGACTGAACATCGCTACCTTCATACAGTCGGAGTGATGGAAACAGCCATTAAACTTGCAGAGAAATATGGCGCTGATAGTAAGAAAGCTGAATTGGCAGCCATTTTTCATGATTATGCCAAGTTCCGCCCTAAGGAAGAAATGAGGGGAGTTATCATTAAGGAAGGTATGCCAGCCGAGCTTTTGGATTACAATAGTGAACTTTGGCATGCTCCTGTTGGTGCTTTTTTGGCTGAGAAAGAAGCGGGAATCCATGATAAAGAGGTTTTGGATGCAATAAGATATCATACTTCAGGGAGGCCGGGAATGGCACTTCTTGAAAAGATCATTTATCTTGCAGATTATATTGAACCTGGAAGGCATTTTCCGGGAGTTGACGAAGTGCGTGATTTAGCACAGACGAACTTGAACAAGGCATTAATAAAATCTGTCCAAAATACCATCATGTTTTTAATGAAAAAAGGGCAGCCTGTTTTTCCGGCTTCCTTCGAAACTTATAACGACCTTGTAATGAATAAGGAGGATTGA
- the rsfS gene encoding ribosome silencing factor — translation MKENTMLMTAVKAADDKRAEDITVLNMKGISLISDYFVICHGNSDKQVQAIAREMKEKSEEHGFTVKRMEGFDEARWILVDMGDIVAHIFHKDERSYYNLERLWGDAPVENVQGILNQ, via the coding sequence ATGAAAGAAAATACAATGCTGATGACGGCAGTAAAAGCAGCGGATGATAAACGTGCAGAAGATATAACGGTTCTTAATATGAAGGGGATTTCCCTGATTTCGGACTACTTTGTTATTTGCCACGGAAACTCTGATAAACAAGTGCAGGCCATTGCTCGGGAAATGAAAGAAAAATCTGAAGAACACGGATTTACGGTTAAGCGAATGGAAGGCTTTGATGAAGCAAGGTGGATTCTGGTGGATATGGGTGATATTGTTGCACATATTTTCCATAAGGATGAAAGAAGCTACTATAATCTTGAGAGACTTTGGGGAGATGCCCCGGTC